The Sphingomonas sanxanigenens DSM 19645 = NX02 genome includes a region encoding these proteins:
- a CDS encoding SDR family NAD(P)-dependent oxidoreductase, translated as MTETNFPQGAAMVMGGTGGLGAAAARALARDGSDIALCFRSKRDAAEAIADELRGLGRSVSLHAVDATDPATIDAARDAAVAAHDRIHTMVWAAGPLVDQLYLSQTPLEKWKRAIDVEVHGFFAATQALIPHFREQGGGSFVHLGSAGDLAWPPRDGLSVAPKAANESLVRGIAREEGSYGIRANTVLVGVIDAGMFHELLAQGQFDDKWVAEVKAQLPLGRWGQAEEIGHAVSFLASNRAGYTTGQQLAVAGGYGI; from the coding sequence ATGACGGAAACGAATTTCCCCCAGGGCGCCGCCATGGTGATGGGCGGCACCGGCGGTCTCGGTGCGGCTGCGGCGCGTGCGCTGGCGCGGGACGGCAGCGACATCGCCCTGTGCTTCCGTTCCAAGCGCGACGCCGCCGAAGCCATCGCCGATGAACTGCGCGGCTTGGGCCGCAGCGTCTCGCTGCACGCGGTCGATGCGACCGATCCCGCAACGATCGATGCCGCGCGCGACGCCGCGGTCGCGGCGCATGACCGCATCCACACGATGGTGTGGGCGGCGGGGCCGCTGGTCGACCAGCTCTATCTCTCGCAGACGCCTCTCGAAAAATGGAAGCGCGCGATCGACGTCGAGGTCCATGGCTTCTTTGCCGCCACCCAGGCGCTGATCCCGCATTTCCGCGAGCAGGGCGGCGGCTCCTTCGTCCATCTCGGCTCGGCGGGCGATCTCGCCTGGCCGCCGCGGGACGGGCTGTCGGTCGCGCCCAAGGCTGCCAACGAGTCGCTCGTGCGCGGCATCGCGCGCGAGGAAGGCAGCTACGGCATTCGCGCCAACACGGTGCTGGTCGGCGTGATCGACGCCGGCATGTTCCATGAACTGCTGGCGCAGGGCCAGTTCGACGACAAGTGGGTGGCGGAGGTGAAGGCACAGCTTCCGCTCGGCCGCTGGGGCCAGGCGGAAGAGATCGGCCACGCCGTCTCCTTTCTCGCCTCGAACCGCGCCGGCTACACCACCGGACAACAACTTGCCGTGGCGGGTGGCTACGGCATCTGA
- a CDS encoding SDR family NAD(P)-dependent oxidoreductase: MGRLAGKVAIISGAAQGMGAATARLFASEGAKVVLGDVLEEKGRVVAAEIGDAASFQKLDVREEADWAAIVAHAGERFGKLDILVNNAAVTHFGAAEELRKADVERVLGINLIGTMMGVKHAVPALKANGKGVIVNISSVDGLRGCNGLVAYTASKWAVRGISKSYAYEFGPFGIRVVSIHPGGVNTEMGNPAGEAAEAVNARHFRRVPLQRIGEPEEIARATLFVCSDEASYISGAEIAVDGGWTAGHYEPALPGCAPSLLA; this comes from the coding sequence ATGGGACGACTCGCCGGCAAGGTAGCGATCATCAGTGGCGCGGCACAGGGGATGGGCGCGGCAACCGCGCGACTCTTCGCTTCGGAAGGCGCGAAAGTGGTGCTGGGCGACGTTCTGGAGGAGAAGGGTCGCGTGGTCGCCGCGGAGATCGGCGACGCCGCGTCCTTCCAGAAGCTGGACGTGCGCGAGGAGGCGGATTGGGCTGCGATCGTGGCGCATGCCGGAGAGCGGTTCGGCAAGCTCGACATCCTCGTCAACAACGCCGCGGTGACCCATTTCGGCGCCGCCGAGGAATTGCGCAAGGCGGATGTCGAGCGCGTGCTGGGGATCAACCTGATCGGCACGATGATGGGGGTGAAGCATGCGGTGCCGGCGCTCAAGGCGAACGGCAAGGGCGTGATCGTCAACATCTCTTCGGTGGATGGCCTGCGCGGCTGCAACGGGCTCGTCGCCTATACCGCCAGCAAATGGGCGGTGCGCGGCATCAGCAAATCCTACGCCTATGAATTCGGGCCGTTCGGTATCCGCGTCGTCTCGATCCATCCCGGCGGGGTGAATACGGAGATGGGCAATCCCGCGGGCGAAGCTGCCGAGGCGGTCAATGCGCGCCACTTCCGCCGCGTGCCGCTGCAGCGCATCGGCGAGCCCGAGGAGATCGCGCGGGCGACCCTGTTCGTGTGCAGCGACGAGGCGAGCTACATCAGCGGCGCCGAGATCGCGGTCGATGGCGGCTGGACGGCCGGCCATTACGAGCCGGCGCTGCCCGGTTGCGCACCCAGCCTGCTGGCCTGA
- a CDS encoding nuclear transport factor 2 family protein, protein MADLETRIARLEAESEIRKLKARYLNACDAKDVEAIRACFTPDAELDYQPVGKFGPDGLIEAFTQIAVNSPIVDVHQIHNGEIEIVDADTATARWSLGFSTYDPRAGSFRLIGSFYHDEYVRTPEGWRVSKSTHEPRTIVDGTIGEGGVSARSILG, encoded by the coding sequence ATGGCTGATCTGGAAACCCGCATCGCGCGGCTGGAGGCGGAGAGCGAGATCCGCAAGCTCAAGGCGCGCTATCTCAACGCCTGCGATGCCAAGGATGTCGAGGCGATCCGCGCCTGCTTCACCCCTGACGCGGAACTGGACTATCAGCCGGTCGGCAAGTTCGGGCCGGACGGGCTGATCGAGGCGTTCACCCAGATCGCGGTCAACAGCCCGATCGTCGATGTCCACCAGATCCACAATGGCGAGATCGAGATCGTCGATGCCGACACCGCGACGGCGCGGTGGAGCCTGGGCTTTTCCACCTATGATCCGCGTGCGGGCAGCTTCCGGTTGATCGGCAGCTTCTATCACGACGAATATGTCCGCACGCCCGAGGGCTGGCGCGTTTCCAAGTCGACCCATGAGCCGCGCACGATCGTTGACGGCACGATCGGCGAGGGGGGCGTCTCCGCGCGGTCGATCCTGGGATGA
- a CDS encoding SDR family NAD(P)-dependent oxidoreductase yields MGALDGKVALVTGAGQGVGRGIALAMATAGARVAVVGRTQAKVESVAAEIASAGGQAEAFACDVKDAASIAGLVDAVAATFGSIDILVNNAQEVPLGPLTDVTDEAFQAGFASGPLASFRLMKACHPHLARAAGGVIVNLATSAARRWDMSGYGAYAAVKEATRVLTRAAAAEWGPDGIRALTIAPHADSPGLKAWIEARPDEAEAFFRTIPLRRVGRCEEDIGRAVAALCGPEFGYLTGATVPLDGGQANFD; encoded by the coding sequence ATGGGGGCGCTCGACGGCAAGGTGGCCTTGGTCACGGGGGCGGGCCAGGGCGTCGGCCGCGGCATCGCGCTTGCGATGGCCACGGCTGGCGCCCGGGTCGCGGTGGTCGGCCGCACGCAGGCCAAGGTGGAGAGCGTCGCCGCCGAGATCGCCAGTGCTGGCGGGCAGGCGGAGGCGTTCGCCTGCGACGTGAAGGACGCGGCGTCGATCGCCGGGCTGGTCGACGCGGTGGCGGCGACCTTCGGTAGCATCGATATCCTCGTCAACAATGCGCAGGAGGTGCCGCTCGGCCCGCTCACCGACGTGACCGACGAGGCGTTCCAGGCCGGCTTCGCCTCGGGCCCGCTCGCCAGCTTCCGGCTGATGAAGGCGTGCCATCCGCACCTCGCCCGCGCCGCGGGCGGCGTGATCGTGAACCTCGCCACCTCGGCGGCGCGGCGGTGGGACATGAGCGGCTATGGCGCCTATGCGGCGGTCAAGGAGGCGACGCGCGTGCTGACCCGCGCCGCCGCCGCCGAATGGGGCCCGGACGGCATCCGCGCGCTGACGATCGCGCCGCATGCCGATTCGCCGGGGCTCAAGGCATGGATCGAGGCGCGGCCGGATGAAGCGGAGGCGTTTTTCCGGACGATCCCGCTACGCAGGGTGGGGCGCTGCGAGGAGGATATCGGGCGTGCGGTCGCGGCGCTGTGCGGGCCGGAGTTCGGCTACCTGACGGGGGCGACGGTGCCGCTGGATGGCGGTCAGGCGAATTTCGACTGA
- a CDS encoding DUF1214 domain-containing protein, translating into MSGNGDRVAPGEAWRDFCRRLEKTGELVFNAEVAGTPIDQAEGYRYLSRLLRIALDMHMENADTDFPSFYQASHPTAKIGADNPDNLYLNASIDGARRYRITGKRGTVPILSFGTKANRYAVDGTMASTGEIDSADMHFEADGSFEIIASKDHANGNWLKLADDSSMLLVRQTFLDRDSEVPATVKIEAIDPPRATPEPLTLGKLEQGFTKAIAFVEGTAKTFLRWTDMFKAEQLNQLATTDQTMFFKAGGDPTIFYLHGYWKLEPGEALVIETPVPECSFWNFQLDNIWMESLDYRFHRVHVNKHSATPNADGSVTIVVAERDPGHGNWVDTAGHDQGTMLLRWTGASEHPVPQTKVVKLDG; encoded by the coding sequence ATGAGCGGAAATGGGGATCGCGTCGCGCCGGGTGAAGCCTGGCGCGACTTCTGCCGCCGGTTGGAGAAGACCGGCGAGTTGGTGTTCAACGCCGAGGTCGCCGGCACGCCGATCGATCAGGCGGAGGGCTATCGCTATCTCTCGCGCCTGCTGCGCATCGCCCTCGACATGCATATGGAGAATGCGGACACCGACTTTCCGTCGTTCTACCAGGCCTCGCATCCGACCGCGAAGATCGGTGCCGACAATCCGGACAATCTCTACCTCAACGCCTCGATCGACGGCGCGCGGCGCTATCGCATCACCGGCAAGCGCGGCACCGTGCCGATCCTCAGCTTCGGCACCAAGGCCAATCGCTATGCCGTGGACGGAACGATGGCCTCGACCGGCGAGATCGATTCCGCCGACATGCATTTTGAGGCGGACGGCAGCTTCGAGATCATCGCCTCGAAGGATCATGCCAATGGCAACTGGCTGAAGCTGGCCGACGACAGTTCGATGCTGCTCGTCCGCCAGACCTTCCTCGATCGCGACAGCGAGGTGCCGGCGACGGTGAAGATCGAGGCGATCGATCCGCCGCGCGCGACGCCCGAGCCGCTGACGCTCGGCAAGCTCGAACAGGGCTTCACCAAGGCGATCGCCTTCGTCGAGGGCACGGCCAAGACCTTCCTGCGCTGGACCGACATGTTCAAGGCGGAGCAACTCAACCAGCTCGCCACCACCGACCAGACGATGTTCTTCAAGGCCGGCGGCGATCCGACGATCTTCTACCTGCACGGCTATTGGAAGCTGGAACCGGGCGAGGCGCTGGTGATCGAGACGCCGGTACCGGAGTGCAGCTTCTGGAACTTCCAGCTCGATAATATCTGGATGGAATCGCTCGATTACCGCTTCCACCGCGTCCATGTGAACAAGCATAGCGCGACGCCCAATGCGGACGGATCGGTGACGATCGTCGTCGCCGAGCGTGATCCTGGACATGGCAATTGGGTGGATACGGCGGGGCATGACCAGGGCACGATGCTGCTGCGCTGGACCGGCGCCAGCGAACATCCCGTACCCCAGACCAAGGTGGTGAAACTCGATGGCTGA
- a CDS encoding SDR family NAD(P)-dependent oxidoreductase: protein MPGPFENAPLDGKRALVTGSSSGLGEGIALRLAQEGAAVCLHGRNEERLAAARERVAQAGGEVHAVSGSLSDDESAAGVFAGAHAALGGIDILVNNAGGESAGTGTMPWFDVDAALWNKAYNSNVGSIVRLVRLAVPGMRERGWGRIIQLSSESADFPMTVIPDYQAAKLAIRSLTRSLAMALSRTGITSNSISPGLTHSDGPDRWLKSMAKAQGWDDDWASITAHVQDGMISNFAGRIGEPADIAHVVAFLADPRAGFINGIDIPANGGR from the coding sequence ATGCCCGGTCCCTTCGAGAACGCCCCGCTCGACGGCAAGCGCGCGCTCGTCACCGGCTCGAGTTCCGGGCTTGGCGAGGGCATCGCGTTGCGGCTCGCGCAGGAGGGCGCCGCGGTCTGCCTGCACGGACGCAACGAGGAACGGCTGGCGGCGGCGCGCGAGCGCGTCGCCCAGGCCGGCGGCGAGGTCCACGCGGTCAGCGGTTCTCTCTCCGACGACGAGAGTGCCGCCGGCGTGTTCGCCGGCGCCCATGCGGCGCTGGGCGGCATCGACATCCTCGTCAACAATGCCGGCGGCGAATCGGCAGGCACCGGCACGATGCCGTGGTTCGATGTCGATGCGGCGTTGTGGAACAAGGCCTACAACTCCAATGTCGGATCGATCGTCCGGCTGGTTCGGCTGGCGGTGCCCGGCATGCGTGAGCGCGGCTGGGGGCGGATCATCCAGCTTTCGAGCGAGAGCGCCGATTTTCCGATGACGGTGATCCCCGATTATCAGGCAGCGAAGCTGGCGATCCGCTCGCTCACCCGCAGCCTGGCGATGGCGCTCTCGCGCACCGGCATCACCAGCAACAGCATCAGCCCCGGCCTCACCCATTCGGACGGGCCGGACCGCTGGCTGAAATCCATGGCCAAGGCGCAGGGCTGGGACGACGACTGGGCTTCCATCACCGCCCATGTGCAGGACGGAATGATCTCCAACTTTGCCGGCCGCATCGGCGAGCCGGCCGATATCGCGCATGTCGTCGCCTTCCTGGCCGATCCGCGCGCGGGCTTCATCAACGGCATCGACATTCCCGCCAACGGCGGTCGCTGA
- a CDS encoding SDR family NAD(P)-dependent oxidoreductase, with translation MGDMDGRVAIVTGGSDGIGRATAALLAREGAHVVICARRPEVLYAAHDEIAAHGSVESHVLDVGDAAAFAALVAEVAARHGRLDAMVNNAMAVTYKDVLDLDITEWRSDFRVNADAVFIGTQAAMRVMIPRGAGAIVNISSLNGLRAMPGMASYSASKAALVHFSAVAAAEAAPHGVRINVVAPGQVMTPATMAFAAADPERNARVSETIPMRRGGRPEEVAEAILFLLSDRASFITGACLPVDGGKVGQLFVPG, from the coding sequence ATGGGCGATATGGACGGGCGCGTGGCGATCGTGACGGGGGGCAGCGACGGCATCGGCCGCGCGACCGCGGCGCTGCTGGCGCGGGAGGGCGCGCACGTCGTCATCTGCGCGCGGCGGCCAGAGGTGCTGTACGCGGCGCACGATGAGATCGCGGCGCATGGGTCGGTCGAGTCGCATGTGCTCGATGTGGGGGATGCCGCTGCCTTTGCCGCACTCGTCGCCGAGGTTGCGGCGCGCCACGGCCGGCTCGATGCCATGGTCAACAATGCGATGGCGGTCACCTACAAGGATGTGCTCGACCTCGACATCACCGAATGGCGATCCGATTTCCGGGTGAATGCGGACGCGGTGTTCATCGGCACGCAGGCGGCGATGCGGGTGATGATCCCGCGGGGGGCGGGCGCGATCGTCAACATCTCCTCGTTGAACGGGCTGCGCGCGATGCCGGGCATGGCGAGCTATTCGGCGTCGAAGGCCGCGCTGGTCCATTTCAGCGCGGTCGCGGCGGCGGAGGCGGCGCCGCATGGCGTGCGGATCAATGTCGTGGCGCCGGGGCAGGTGATGACGCCCGCGACGATGGCGTTCGCCGCCGCCGATCCGGAGCGCAATGCGCGGGTATCGGAGACGATCCCGATGCGGCGCGGCGGGCGGCCCGAGGAGGTTGCCGAGGCGATCCTGTTCCTGCTGTCGGACCGGGCATCGTTCATCACCGGCGCGTGCCTGCCGGTCGATGGGGGGAAGGTGGGGCAATTGTTCGTGCCGGGGTAG
- a CDS encoding SDR family oxidoreductase: MLLKDKVIVVSGVGPGMGQSLAKIAAAEGAKVGLGARNKAFLDEVVADIKAKGGEAIALPTDVTNADQCRALAKATEDAFGKIDGLINSAYMHGEWLPTDIADVEEYASVFNVNCAGALRMGQACLEALKASKGAIVNVSTMSTVNPFPGEGAYSAGKGGMNALTRHMAKDFGKYGIRVNVTRMGWIGGAPVWGHIDREVAGGRDRDEVIGEITARIPIGIIPPEEDCAKAVLFMVSDYAKVVSGASLDVNGGQYMAP, encoded by the coding sequence ATGCTGCTTAAGGACAAGGTAATCGTCGTCAGTGGCGTAGGCCCCGGCATGGGGCAGTCGCTTGCGAAGATCGCGGCCGCGGAGGGGGCGAAGGTCGGCCTCGGCGCGCGCAACAAGGCGTTCCTCGATGAGGTGGTCGCCGACATCAAGGCGAAGGGCGGGGAGGCGATCGCCTTGCCGACCGACGTGACCAACGCCGATCAGTGCCGCGCGCTCGCCAAGGCGACCGAGGATGCGTTCGGTAAGATCGACGGGCTGATCAATTCCGCCTATATGCACGGCGAATGGCTGCCGACCGACATCGCCGATGTCGAGGAATATGCCTCCGTCTTCAACGTCAACTGCGCCGGCGCGCTGCGCATGGGGCAGGCCTGCCTCGAGGCGCTGAAGGCGTCGAAGGGCGCGATCGTCAACGTCTCGACGATGTCGACGGTCAATCCCTTCCCGGGCGAAGGCGCCTATTCCGCCGGCAAGGGCGGCATGAACGCGCTGACCCGGCATATGGCGAAGGATTTCGGCAAATACGGCATTCGGGTGAACGTCACGCGGATGGGCTGGATCGGCGGCGCGCCGGTGTGGGGCCATATCGATCGCGAGGTGGCGGGCGGCCGCGACCGCGACGAGGTGATCGGCGAGATCACCGCGCGCATCCCGATCGGCATCATTCCGCCAGAAGAGGATTGCGCCAAGGCGGTGCTGTTCATGGTTTCCGACTATGCCAAGGTGGTCTCCGGCGCGTCGCTCGACGTCAACGGTGGCCAGTATATGGCGCCATGA
- a CDS encoding nuclear transport factor 2 family protein, whose protein sequence is MSPLDTLLAIEGVKRCKAEYFRCIDEQDWEALVANFTADAETDMREAVEPHNPDLLSHDPKAFAQNNAFVLGQVKTAHFGYMPRIDIVSDTEARAIWSMEDWLWVPEGHPVLPAGRMHGWGHYEDRYAKVGDRWLMSATRLTRIKLEYS, encoded by the coding sequence ATGAGCCCGCTCGACACGCTGCTCGCGATCGAGGGCGTCAAGCGCTGCAAGGCGGAATATTTCCGCTGCATCGACGAGCAGGACTGGGAGGCGCTGGTCGCCAACTTCACCGCCGATGCCGAGACCGACATGCGCGAGGCAGTGGAGCCGCACAATCCGGACCTGCTGTCGCACGATCCCAAGGCGTTCGCGCAGAACAACGCCTTCGTGCTCGGCCAGGTGAAGACCGCGCATTTCGGCTATATGCCGCGCATCGACATCGTCTCGGACACCGAGGCCAGGGCGATCTGGTCGATGGAGGACTGGCTCTGGGTGCCCGAGGGGCATCCGGTGCTGCCCGCCGGGCGGATGCATGGCTGGGGCCATTATGAGGACCGCTACGCGAAAGTCGGCGATCGCTGGCTGATGTCGGCGACGCGGCTGACCCGCATCAAGCTGGAATATAGCTGA
- a CDS encoding sulfotransferase family protein translates to MSQVSDRATLAARAEAATGLSDFGDPWIFENLDTLIPVLNSESELTEVGVAGAETMIVTALSNRLRHVQLIKDHPEILDEEIDVAAVVVGLPRTGSTMLHRMLSSAPGMTGVKWWEAQNYAPFEGEAAGDPEPRRVAAKYYLDYMLEHAPDLMSIHPMSIDQSDEELIILGLLFSSTMIEGMYYVPSYARWLVENSRTRCYADLKEILQSLQWQDKGRKGAKWVLKTPGHLMALDGVLETFPEAKIVMTHRDPVQTVPSYCSMMTTLYHMASTVDRERIGAFWEKRLAELLDLFMSVRSKAGPESFIDVRYTDTTTRPIEEGTRVLTEAGIEVTPEIVAGMAEWVEANKREGRAPHRYALEDFGLTRDQVEQDFADYRAAFLGEKVPA, encoded by the coding sequence ATGAGCCAGGTAAGCGACCGCGCAACGCTCGCCGCGCGCGCCGAGGCAGCGACCGGATTGAGCGATTTCGGCGATCCGTGGATCTTCGAGAATCTCGATACGCTGATCCCGGTGCTCAACAGTGAATCCGAACTGACCGAGGTCGGCGTCGCGGGCGCGGAGACGATGATCGTCACCGCGCTCTCGAACCGGCTGCGCCATGTCCAGCTCATCAAGGATCATCCCGAGATCCTCGACGAGGAGATCGACGTCGCGGCCGTCGTCGTCGGCCTGCCGCGCACCGGCAGCACGATGCTCCACCGCATGCTCTCCTCCGCGCCGGGCATGACCGGCGTGAAATGGTGGGAAGCGCAGAACTACGCGCCGTTCGAGGGCGAGGCGGCGGGCGATCCGGAGCCGCGCCGCGTCGCCGCCAAATATTATCTCGATTACATGCTCGAGCACGCGCCCGACCTGATGTCGATCCATCCGATGAGCATCGACCAGTCGGACGAGGAACTGATCATCCTCGGCCTGCTCTTCTCGTCGACGATGATCGAGGGGATGTATTATGTCCCCAGCTACGCGCGCTGGCTGGTCGAGAACAGCCGCACGCGCTGCTATGCGGATCTGAAGGAGATCCTGCAGTCGCTCCAGTGGCAGGACAAGGGGCGCAAGGGGGCGAAATGGGTGTTGAAGACGCCCGGCCATCTGATGGCGCTGGACGGCGTGCTGGAAACCTTCCCGGAGGCCAAGATCGTGATGACGCACCGCGATCCGGTGCAGACCGTGCCCTCCTACTGCTCGATGATGACGACGCTCTATCACATGGCCTCCACCGTCGATCGCGAGCGGATCGGCGCGTTCTGGGAAAAGCGCCTCGCCGAACTGCTCGACCTGTTCATGTCGGTGCGCAGCAAGGCGGGACCGGAGAGCTTCATCGACGTCCGCTACACCGACACCACCACCAGGCCGATCGAGGAAGGCACGCGCGTGCTGACCGAGGCGGGCATCGAGGTGACGCCGGAGATCGTCGCGGGCATGGCCGAATGGGTCGAGGCCAACAAGCGCGAGGGGCGCGCGCCGCACCGTTATGCGCTGGAGGATTTCGGCCTCACCCGCGATCAGGTGGAGCAGGATTTCGCCGACTATCGCGCCGCCTTCCTCGGCGAAAAGGTGCCGGCATGA
- a CDS encoding helix-turn-helix domain-containing protein — translation MTDHATIPDTSSDDPATGETAALLGALRRALRSAGWTQSRLAAELGVGSATVKRWLHGRGLSLNTLGRLATLAGTNLAELTDESRLAAQENDHLTLAQEEALTQDPNLSTIFFLIVKGWPLSEATEGFHIPPDVVERHVAKLERLALVDRLPGGRVRARLSPAHAWQRVPMRRHFERNLKQFFSSIDYADPQTIFGAETVKLSPLGVARMRERIEAFRADLRAIELDDRRTAALPGEWHAVLAVARSMKTLIGP, via the coding sequence ATGACGGATCATGCGACGATCCCCGACACGTCCTCCGATGATCCAGCGACCGGCGAGACCGCCGCACTGCTCGGCGCGCTCCGCCGCGCACTCCGCAGCGCGGGATGGACGCAGTCGCGCCTTGCCGCGGAGCTGGGCGTGGGGAGCGCGACGGTGAAGCGCTGGCTGCACGGCCGCGGGCTCAGCCTGAACACGCTCGGCCGCCTCGCCACGCTCGCCGGCACCAACCTTGCCGAACTGACCGACGAGAGCCGGCTGGCCGCGCAGGAGAATGATCATCTGACGCTAGCACAGGAAGAAGCGCTGACCCAGGATCCGAACCTGTCGACGATCTTCTTCCTCATCGTGAAGGGCTGGCCGCTGAGCGAGGCGACCGAAGGCTTCCACATCCCGCCCGACGTGGTCGAACGCCATGTCGCCAAGCTGGAACGGCTGGCGCTGGTCGATCGGCTGCCGGGCGGCCGCGTCCGCGCCCGGTTGAGTCCGGCGCATGCATGGCAGCGCGTGCCCATGCGCCGCCATTTCGAGCGCAACCTCAAGCAGTTCTTCTCGTCGATCGACTATGCCGATCCGCAGACCATTTTCGGTGCGGAGACGGTGAAGCTGTCACCGCTTGGCGTGGCGCGGATGCGCGAGCGGATCGAGGCGTTCCGCGCCGATCTGCGTGCGATCGAACTGGATGATCGGCGCACGGCGGCGTTGCCTGGGGAATGGCACGCCGTGCTGGCGGTGGCGCGATCGATGAAGACATTGATCGGGCCGTAG
- a CDS encoding NADH:flavin oxidoreductase produces MSIAFTPVKVGPVTLPNRFIRSGANEMMTRNSVPTRALLEFHRRLAAGGVGMTTLAYIAVSPDGRTFAGQGVMNATSVPHYRAIADAVHAEGALISAQITHGGSFVQHKELSTPRAMSSSGGIDKMGVMMGRFFQRQMNRADMDQVRDEFVAAARLAAEAGFDAVELHMGHGYLLNQYISPLSNKRRDEYGGTAEKRVRFPAEVLAAVKYAVGDRIAVLAKMNLYDGAKGGATVEDGIVTARALEAAGADMLVLSGGRNIESSYVMFSSPLPYDDLAAMQPGLLAKLQFKLLKMATPKTVRFSELYFLEAARQVRAAVTCGLGYLGGVLSLPAAELALSEGFEAVVMARSLVHDPDLVARWRENAGHRSGCTACNRCVALMYGPSGTHCPVTANEIDPKLNRIWAGEEIADAA; encoded by the coding sequence ATGAGCATCGCCTTCACGCCGGTCAAAGTCGGGCCGGTCACGCTTCCAAACCGCTTCATCCGCTCCGGCGCGAACGAGATGATGACGCGCAACTCGGTGCCCACCCGCGCACTGCTCGAATTCCACCGCCGCCTTGCGGCCGGCGGTGTCGGCATGACCACGCTCGCCTATATCGCGGTCTCGCCCGACGGGCGCACCTTCGCCGGCCAGGGCGTGATGAACGCGACCAGCGTGCCGCACTATCGCGCGATCGCCGATGCGGTGCATGCCGAAGGCGCGCTGATCTCGGCGCAGATCACCCATGGCGGCAGCTTCGTGCAGCACAAGGAATTGTCGACGCCGCGGGCGATGTCGTCCTCGGGCGGCATCGACAAGATGGGCGTGATGATGGGGCGCTTTTTCCAGCGTCAGATGAACCGCGCGGACATGGATCAGGTGCGCGACGAGTTCGTTGCGGCGGCGCGGCTGGCGGCGGAGGCCGGGTTCGATGCGGTCGAACTGCATATGGGCCATGGCTATCTGCTCAACCAATATATCTCGCCGCTCTCCAACAAGCGGCGCGACGAATATGGCGGCACCGCCGAGAAGCGCGTGCGCTTCCCGGCCGAGGTGCTGGCGGCGGTGAAATATGCCGTGGGCGATCGCATCGCGGTGCTTGCCAAGATGAACCTCTACGATGGCGCCAAGGGCGGTGCCACGGTGGAGGACGGCATCGTTACCGCGCGCGCGCTGGAGGCGGCTGGCGCCGACATGCTGGTGCTCTCGGGCGGGCGCAACATCGAATCCAGCTATGTGATGTTTTCCAGCCCGCTGCCCTATGACGATCTGGCGGCGATGCAGCCGGGGTTGCTCGCCAAGCTGCAGTTCAAGCTGCTCAAGATGGCGACGCCCAAGACGGTGCGCTTCTCCGAACTCTACTTCCTCGAAGCGGCGCGGCAGGTGCGCGCGGCGGTGACATGCGGTCTCGGCTACCTGGGGGGCGTGCTTTCGCTGCCGGCGGCCGAACTGGCGCTGTCGGAAGGGTTCGAGGCGGTGGTGATGGCGCGCTCGCTGGTCCATGATCCGGATCTGGTTGCGCGCTGGCGCGAGAACGCCGGGCACCGTTCGGGCTGCACCGCATGCAACCGCTGCGTCGCGCTGATGTATGGCCCGTCGGGCACGCACTGCCCGGTGACGGCGAATGAGATCGACCCAAAACTCAACAGGATATGGGCGGGAGAGGAGATAGCTGATGCTGCTTAA